A region from the Dehalococcoides mccartyi CG5 genome encodes:
- a CDS encoding DUF503 domain-containing protein: MHSGILRLWLDLPENTSLKGKRQLVQPLIRQLRSRFNISVAEVEEMDSWKTAVIGISCISNSAIVADQLLNKALAFVTDGGFDVVIRDFEIEIMAV, from the coding sequence TTGCACTCAGGTATACTCAGATTATGGCTGGATCTGCCAGAAAACACCTCTCTGAAGGGTAAACGCCAGCTTGTTCAACCCCTGATCAGGCAGTTGCGAAGCCGTTTTAATATTTCCGTAGCCGAAGTAGAAGAGATGGATAGCTGGAAGACGGCGGTTATAGGTATAAGCTGCATAAGTAACAGTGCCATAGTAGCCGACCAGTTACTAAATAAAGCTTTGGCTTTTGTAACCGATGGCGGATTTGATGTGGTTATCCGTGATTTTGAGATTGAAATAATGGCAGTTTAA
- the rpsO gene encoding 30S ribosomal protein S15 yields the protein MSLDKQEKSLIINEFKKSESDTGSTEVQVALLTARIHQLTTHMIANKHDFHTKRSLLTLVGRRRRLLSYMRNSNGAGYQELIANLGLRK from the coding sequence ATAAGTTTGGACAAACAGGAAAAATCTCTGATCATTAATGAATTCAAGAAGAGCGAATCCGATACTGGCTCTACTGAAGTGCAGGTAGCTTTGCTCACTGCCCGTATCCACCAGTTAACCACCCATATGATAGCCAATAAACACGATTTTCATACCAAGAGAAGCCTGCTTACTCTGGTTGGCCGCCGCCGCCGCTTGCTTTCATACATGCGCAACAGCAATGGGGCCGGTTATCAGGAGCTTATTGCCAATCTTGGCCTTAGAAAATAG